ATTGCAATAAACTCTTCGTGTTTTTCCTAGATTCAGACACAGtaaattcttttttcttttgtaaatttAGAGGTGAGGCGGTTCTTCAGTAAAATTTTATAGTTGTGCAGTCAAATTTTACATCAAATTTAACAGATTTTGCAACAAAATAATTATACGAGAACAAAGGCaacaaaagattaaaaaaaacatGAGGCAAAAGTCTATGGAGGCAATAATTAGaatagaaaataattttatttttcttaaaaacaatGTTCAGAAGTCATAAAACAAAGACATCCTATCTCTTTCACCAGCTTAATTCGTTTCCCATTGAAAGTAGACAACGCCTAACTTCACCACAAATGGATAGTGGGGACAAAAGAATTAAGAAAGAAGCACCACAAACATCTCACAGCCCAACATAAGCAACTTTGTCGATCGACCTCCTATTGCTTGACCTGTAAAATAATTTCAAAGTGGCTAAATACCTGTATACCTGTACTTCTGCCAAACATAGGACCTTATCTTATAAGCCAATGGTTGGTGTTAGACTTTGACTTCAACCAACGTGATCTAAATGTACATCACTAAGTATGCAAGAAAATTATTATCACAAAGAAATGTTGGGAAAAAGATATAAATCAAATCCTTTAATATAACTGGAAAAGTTCAATATAAAAATTAACAAACAATACCCAACTAAGAGAATGATACATACAAAAGAAATTTGCTAGGTTTCATGATACAATCGGAAAGCAAACAATTTGGCACTGGAAAAGAAGTTAGCAATGAGCtgctatgaaaaaaaaaatcccaatcAGAATCGTAAAGGGAAAAAGAGCAAAGGGTTGTACATACATCTATGTAACAAATCAGCTCACGTCTTTGAGTATTTTTATCAATGCATCTAGTGATTTCTTTTTTGGATTTTGCCTGGTTCCTCGGGTTCCAAAGGTTCCAAATAGTCTATCAGACTGATCCTTCAATTTCTCAGAAATTGTCAGTACTTTCCTGTAGTCCAAAGCATTGTAACTTCTTTCCCTGATCACAGGATTCAGGAAATTCTCTGGATGGTTGCTTAGTAGCAAATTCATCAACTGCCTGGCCTCACAAAGTGCAGATTTTAACTGATTCGCGTCCTCATCGGAGAACAAGGATGCTTGATTATCAGCGAAAGATTCCAACATCCGAACATCCACATCAATTCCAATAATTGCATTTAGACTAAACCTCTTAACTAAATCCCCATATAAGGATCCAATAATCTTTTCTGATATGTGGGTAAGGACATCTTGTAGCACTCTCTTAAGGACTGGAACTGGCAAAATCTGTTGGGCAGTGGAGACCAATGTTTCCAAATAGATGATCACCTCATTCACATACTCATTTCCATTCTGTGGAGGTTCATCGGCCATCCAGTTTACGTTCTCAATCAATGTCATAAACCCATCAACCTTTGTTTTTAGCATACCAGATAGCATATCTTCAGCCGCATCACGGGCTTTGCCCAAGGGAAACTGCCTCTTTCTCTCTGCCACTCTTAAAGGTATGCCGGAAAGCTGTGCAGCATGACGAAAGAAAAAATCGCAAGCACGTTCCATGACAGCCATATTGGCTGCCACCTGCATTGCTTGGGCAACACCGTGAATTGAAGAACCAATAAGTTTCAACAAAGCCCCATCCAACACCTCACCCAATAGCCGATCCAAATACTTCTTCACCACATCATAAAAATCCAATTGTCCCCCATAAGACATGAAACTCACAGAATCCTCAATAAAAGATCGTACAATGCGGCAGCAGTCGGGCACTGTAGAAGAAAATGGTGCAACATAAGGAAAAGCCGGTGTAATGTCCGACGTTTGTATTTGAAATGAAAGCACATTCATAGAATACTCGTACTCCTTCTTCATCAACATCTGCTCAAACTTATCCGCAGCAAGAGCTTCCGCAATCTGTTTTCGACAATCGGACAACAACAACTCGTGGTACTTATCTCTATGCTTACTCAAAACCTCAAGCAAGGCGTCCACTGGGTATCCATACCTACGCAAAGTCACTCCTAACAAGCTCACATAATCCTTAATTAACAACAAATGGTTGGCAGTTTGCATTCTAGAAAACTGATCCTCTAAAACAGAACACATTTTGCTAACAGCGGTTTCCCAAAGGTTCTCAACTTCCATTTTCGATATCAAACCACCCCCAGTTCTCAAAACCCGATCTTCAACGATGAAGAATCCAGCAATTTGGGCAAAAAAAGTTTGATGGGACTCAAGGAATGGAGTCATAGAAGATACCTGAAAGTCCGAAGTGAGTTGAAGCTTCCGATTCTCGAAATAATATTGCTTGAACCGGTCCTCAAGCCCCAATGTCTGGTGTATGTGATAAGCTCTGTACAAAGGCGTCAGATCAAACCCTAGAATTCCATTCCCGCCATTATTGTCATCTCCAACTCCTCCACCGCTTAGTCCGTCGTCGTCTTCTTCCTCCAAGGCGTAAACGCAGTCTCGCAGACTGAGGCGACTCTGCTCCTCCGCCTGTCGCTGCTTGATCCTAAGCTCTTCCTCTCGTTGCCGCGCTGAAGAGGCTTGACCGATCGCCAATTGACCTAGATTCCTACTCACAACGCGGATCTCCACCAGCCAATCGCCAAAATCCTTGCTAACTTTCCTCTCGATATGCGATCGAATCTCCGGTATTTTCTTCTCCAGCATCCTCTTTAGCGTTGAGGACGGCGTCTTCTTCAAGAAATCAACTTCCAACGTGTCGACGCACTTGAGTGCCATGTAGAAGTTATTATTAGATAAATGGTGATTTGATCTGGAACAAAGCTCCATGAGCCGAACGCATGTACCAACTGAATCGAGTGCAAGATTCACGTTCTGCG
The genomic region above belongs to Humulus lupulus chromosome 1, drHumLupu1.1, whole genome shotgun sequence and contains:
- the LOC133795489 gene encoding exocyst complex component SEC15B, whose product is MNSSKTRRKIAPAAVENGDSADKLDQLLLSSAICNGEDLGPFIRKTFASGKPETLLHHLRHFARSKESEIEEVCKAHYQDFILAVDDLRSLLSDVDSLKSSLSDSNSKLQTVGVPLLSSLDAFVEARNISQNVNLALDSVGTCVRLMELCSRSNHHLSNNNFYMALKCVDTLEVDFLKKTPSSTLKRMLEKKIPEIRSHIERKVSKDFGDWLVEIRVVSRNLGQLAIGQASSARQREEELRIKQRQAEEQSRLSLRDCVYALEEEDDDGLSGGGVGDDNNGGNGILGFDLTPLYRAYHIHQTLGLEDRFKQYYFENRKLQLTSDFQVSSMTPFLESHQTFFAQIAGFFIVEDRVLRTGGGLISKMEVENLWETAVSKMCSVLEDQFSRMQTANHLLLIKDYVSLLGVTLRRYGYPVDALLEVLSKHRDKYHELLLSDCRKQIAEALAADKFEQMLMKKEYEYSMNVLSFQIQTSDITPAFPYVAPFSSTVPDCCRIVRSFIEDSVSFMSYGGQLDFYDVVKKYLDRLLGEVLDGALLKLIGSSIHGVAQAMQVAANMAVMERACDFFFRHAAQLSGIPLRVAERKRQFPLGKARDAAEDMLSGMLKTKVDGFMTLIENVNWMADEPPQNGNEYVNEVIIYLETLVSTAQQILPVPVLKRVLQDVLTHISEKIIGSLYGDLVKRFSLNAIIGIDVDVRMLESFADNQASLFSDEDANQLKSALCEARQLMNLLLSNHPENFLNPVIRERSYNALDYRKVLTISEKLKDQSDRLFGTFGTRGTRQNPKKKSLDALIKILKDVS